CCGGGACCGAGGATCTGTCCGAAGCCGTGGTAGCGGGCCTGCTGGGCCAGTCGGCACAACGACGGTGAGCCGACCAGGTCCACCGCGTCGCCGTACAGGTGCCGACTGTTCGACGCCCCGCCAACCGCGCTGTTGCAGGCGTAGCTGCGGAAGCTGCTGCTGATCGCGATGGGCACGTCACCGAGGGCGTGCCGCAGGGCCTGGAGCTTCCACATCGAGACGAGCGCGTTGAACCGTGCGGTGCTCGCCGCGACCGCCCCGCCGGACCAGGTGCTGTTGCAGTTGTTCAGCTCGGCGTAGCTGAAGTTGGCGGGGGTGCAGTCGTCGTCCTGGAGGGCGTAGAGCCGGTTGAAGGTCTGCGGGCCGGCGATTCCGTCCGCGGACAGCCCGTACGCCTGCTGGAAGCGGATCACCGCCGAGCGGGTGGCCGCGCCGAAAGCGCCGTCGATGGTCAGCACGGCACCGTAGCCGGGATAGCCGGCGACCCGGATCTGGAGTTGCCGGACGTCTTCACCGGACGCCCCCTGGGACAGGCTGCGACCCCAGGTGTAGCAGCCGTCCGCCTGTGCCGCTCCGGCGGTGAGGGTGATGCCGGCCACTGTGGTGGCGGCGGTCAGCGCAAGTGCCGCGAGAAGCCTGCCGAGCCGTCGGATCATGTAACCCTCCATCAATGAATGGAAGTACGTGGATGCATGAAATCTTCAGATGTGAGCATCAATACGTCAAGAATTTGCAGCAAGGATTTTCCCGGCGGCAGGTGTCGCGGCCCGCCTGAGCGGCTCCGTAGGATCGGCTCGTGACAGGCGCGGAACGGCATACGGACATCGGTGGCATGACAGACGGCCTGGAACGGCTCTGGACGCCGCATCGGATGACCTACATATCCGGCGACGACCGCCCGGCCGAGGGCTACGAGAAGCCCGCCGGGTGTCCGTTCTGTCGGGCCCCGAAGCTGCCGCCGGAGGAGAGCCTCGTGGTGGCCCGTGGCGAGCACGTCTTCGTGGTGCTCAACCTCTACCCGTACAACCCGGGGCACCTGCTGGTCTGCCCCTACCGGCACGTCGCGGACTACACCGACCTGGACGTGCCGGAAACCATCGAGCTGGCGTCGTACACCCAGACCGCGATGCGGGTGATCCGCAAGGTGAGCAACGCGCACGGCTTCAACCTGGGCATGAACCAGGGCGGGGTGGCCGGGGCCGGCATCGCCGCCCACCTGCACCAGCACGTCGTGCCGCGGTGGGGCGGCGACGCGAACTTCATGCCGGTGATCGGTCGCACGAAGGTCCTGCCGCAACTGCTCGGCGACACCCGCGACCTGCTCAGCCGCGCCTGGCCGTCCTGACCGGCGTCCGCGTTGTGCGGCGTCCGCCTTGGGCGGGGGCCGGTCGCGCGGTGTCCGCGCCGGTCGGGTCAGTCGGCGCGCAGCAGCGGGGTCAGCTCCGGCCAGCTCTCCACCCGATGTACGCGAGGCAGCAGCGCGGCGTGTGCGGCGACCTGCGCCGGGCGTGGCCGGAACAGGAAGCGGTGCGGCACCGAGTCGAGGTAGCCGAGCACCTCCAGCTTGTCGTCCACGAAGTGGGTCAGCCCGAGTCGCCGGGCGATCGGTGCCTTGTCCGGACGGGTGCGGCAGAAGTGCACCCGCTGCTCGGGGATGCCGGTGCGCGCCGGAAAGTCGTGGTGGGCCAACCACTCCCGGGTGCGCCGCTCGGTGGACTCCCCGCACTTGGACACCAGGTGCACCTCGTCGAACGCCGGGCCCACTGCCGCGAGCGCCTCGAAAGCCCCGTCGACGACGGGGGTCCGCAGGTAGTGCGCGCCGAAGAACGACGTGTCGGCGTCCCCGTCGGCCGGCTCGATGATCACGCCCCCGATGTCCACACCCAGCCTCCGCATGCGGCCGATCATGCCGCACCGGCAGGTCGACACACACCCGGGTTTCCGCACGGGATCTGCTACGCCCCGGCGCGGTGAAGGTGGCACGATCGGCCGATGGCAGTCACGACACGGACGTTGGGGCGCAGCGGCATCGAGGTCAGCGCCCTCGGCATGGGGTGCTGGGCGATCGGCGGCCCCTGGGCGGAGGGCTCCCAGCCGTTGGGCTGGGGCGCGGTCGACGACGACGAGTCCGTGCGGGCGGTACGTCGGGCCCTCGATCTGGGCATCACCCTCTTCGACACCGCCGACACGTACGGTGCCGGGCACGGTGAGCGGGTGCTCGGCCGGGCGCTCGCCGGCCACCGGGACGACGCCGTGATCGCCACCAAGTGGGGTTACACCTTCGACGAGCCGAGCCGGCAGGCAACCGGGGAGGACGCGTCGCCCGCGTACCTGCGGCGGGCCGTGACCGCCTCGCTACGCCGGCTCGACACCGACCGGATCGACCTCTACCAGTTGCACCTGGCCGACCTGCCGGTGCCGCGGGCACAGGCGCTGATCGGCACCTGCGAGGACCTGGTCGCCGAGGGGCTGATCCGGGCGTACGGGTGGAGCACCGACCGACCCGACCGGGCCGGCCTGTTCGGGCATGGCGCCGCCGGCGCCACCGCCGTGCAGCACACCCTGTCGGTACTGCGGGACGCCCCCGAACTGCTCGCCGTCTGCGACAAGTACGACCTGGCGAGCGTCAACCGGGGTCCGCTGGGGATGGGCCTGCTCACCGGCAAGTACTCGGCCGGGTCGATCCTGCCCCACGACGACGTGCGCGGGCTGGCCCCGGGTTGGTTGGAGTGGTTCCGTGGCGGCCGGCCGGCGCCGGAGTGGCTGCGCCGGGTCGCCGCGGTCCGCGCCGCGCTCACCGCCGACGGGCGCAGCCTCGCCCAGGGTGCGCTCGGCTGGATCTGGGCCCGCAGTGGTCGTACCATCCCGATCCCGGGCTGCCGTACGGTCGCGCAGGTCGAGGAGAACGCCGCGGCACTGCACCGGGGTCCACTGCCGGCGGATCAGTTCACCGAGGTGGAACGCCAGTTGGCCGCACTCCGTACCGCCGCCCTCCGCGACGCCGACCGCCCCCACTGGCCCCCTCCCACGCACCCCACCATCCATCCCTGAGCGGGTACCCGCACCCGTCGGGTCCGTGCTGCCATTCCGTCCTGGATTCGGGTGCCCACCTCACCTGTGAGTGCGGCCTCCTGTAGAGCTGCCCCGTATCTGGGGCGGTGGCCTGGTCGGGTGGTGGTGGCGTGTCAAGCTGCGGTGTGCCTGGTGCGGTGGCTCGGTCAGGTCCCGGCGCGCGGGTAGAGCTGCCCCGTATCTGGGGCAGCTCTACAGGGCGCACGACATGCCATGCCAACCCGCCGCACCGCCCCCTGTCGATCACGAGTTGTGGTGCCCCGCGGATCGCGGAAACCGGGCGCGGTGGGGCGAGGTCAGGGGGTGTGTTCCTTGCGGATCTGGTCGGCCAGGTGGGCGGGCATGGGGTCGTGACGGACGAAGTTGCGGCGGAAGGTGCCCGTGCCGGCCGTCATCGAGCGCAGCTCGACGGCGTACCGAAGTAGTTCGGTGGCTGGCACTTCCGCGCGGACGAGGGTGCGGCCCTCGGCGTCCGGGTCCGGTTCGGTCCCGAGGACTCGGCCGCGGCGGCCGGACAGGTCGCCCATCACGGTGCCCACCGAGCCGTCCGGTACCCGGATGGTGACCTCGTCGATCGGTTCCAGTAGTGCCGGCTGGCCTCGGTCGGCGGCGTCACGCAGGGCGAGTGCGCCCGCGGTTTGGAAGGCCGCGTCGGAGGAGTCGACGCTGTGCGCCTTGCCGTCGACCAGGGTCACCCGCAGGTCCACCACGGGGTGGCCGACGACGAGGCCGCGTTCGAGTTGGGCGCGGACGCCCTTCTCGACCGACGGGATGTAGTTGTGTGGCACCGCGCCGCCGACGACCCGGTCGACGAATTCGAAGCCGCTGCCCGGGGGCAGGGGCTCGACCTCGATGTCGCAGACCGCGTACTGGCCGTGGCCTCCGGACTGCTTGACGTGCCGGCCGTGCCCCTTCGCGGGCACGGTCAGCGTCTCGCGCAGCGACACCTTGACCGGCTCGGTGTCCAGTTCGACGCCGCCGGCGCGCAGCCGGTCGAGCACCACGTCGGCGTGTGCCTCGCCCATGCACCAGAGCACCAACTGGTGGGTTTCCGGGTTGCGCTCCAGCCGCAGGGTGGGGTCGCCGGCGACGAGGCGGGCGAGGTTGCGGGCCAGGGCGTCCTCGTCGGCGCGGCTGTGGGCGACGACCGCCACCGGCAGCATTGGCTCGGGCATCTCCCAGGGTGCGATCAGCAGCGGTTCGTCCCGGGCGGAGATGGTGTCGCCGGTCTCGGCGCTGCCCGACTTGGTGATCGCGCAGATGTCGCCGGCCACGCAGAGCGGCACCTCCCGCAGGGTGGCGCCCAGCGGGGTGAAGATGTGCCCGACCCGCTCGTCGGCGTCGTGGTCGGGGTGCCCGCGCTCGGCCATGCCGTGACCGGAGACGTGCATGGTCTGGTCGGGGCGCAGCGTGCCGGAGAAGACCCGGACCAACGAGACCCGGCCGACGTGGCGGTCGATGGTGGTCTTGACGACCTCCGCGACGAGCGGCCCGGCCGGGTCGCAGGTCAGCGGCGGACGCGGCGAGCCGTCCACGCCGGTCACCGCCGGCAACTCGTGCTCCAGCGGCGACGGGAACGCGGCGGTCAACACCTCCAGCAGCACGTCCAGCCCGACACCGGTCTCGGCGCAGACCGGCACCACCGGGTAGAAGTGGCCACGGGCGACGGCCTTCTCCAGGTCGTCGATGAGCACCTCGGTGCTGATCTCCTCGCCGTCGAGGTAGCGGTCCATGAGGGTCTCGTCCTCGCTCTCGGCGATGATCCCCTCGATCAGCTCGTCGCGGGACTCGTCGATGGCCCGCTGGTGCTCCGGGTCGGGATCGCGGACGTCGGCGGGAAGCCCGGCGGAGTAGTCGAAGACCCGGCGGGTGATCAGGCCGAGCAGACCCTCGGTGGAGACGCCGTCGTCGCCGAGCATCGGCAGGTAGAGGGGCATCACGTTGTCGCCGAAGAGGCGCTGGCAGAGCGCCACCGTCTCGTCGACGTCGGCGCGGGGCTGGTCCAGTCGGGCCACCGCGACCGCGCGGGGCATGTCGACGGCCGCGCACTCCTCCCACAGCGCGACGGTGGCCGCGTCCATGCCGCCCGCTGCGGAGACGACGAAGAGGGCGGCGTCGGCGGCCCGCAGCCCGGCGCGCAGCTCGCCGACGAAGTCGGCGTACCCGGGGGTGTCCAGCAGGTTGACCTTGATGCCGTTGTGCAGCAGCGGTGCGCAGGACAGGCTGACCGACCGTTGTTGGCGTACGGCGGCGGGGTCGTGGTCACCGACCGTGGTGCCGTCGACCACGGTACCGGCCCGGCTGATCGTGCCGGTCGCCGCGAGCAGGGTCTCGACCAGGGTCGTCTTGCCTGCCCCGGAGTGCCCGACGAGTACGACGTTGCGTACCCGCTCGGGCTCGGTGATCACCGGCGTGCCGCCGGTGGAACCCTTGTCCTGATTTTTTTGCGCCATGGGGCGCACCTCCCTCAGCCGGTGGTGGTGGCGACCGCCGCGCGACGGGAAGCGGCCCGGGGCGAGTGCGCGGCGATATCCTCCGGTGGTCTGCTGCACAGCGGGAACGGGACGGGCGGACGGGTGAGCTGGCTCACCTCCCGGCTCGATCTCACACCCGTTGCCGGGTAGGCACAAGCCTCTCCCGGGCGGGTCGGCGGTACCGTCCGTATCGCCGGAGCTGGGCCGACCGTTATCGTGGGGACCGCCATGGCGAAGATCTTCCAAGTGTCGGCCCGCGCGGGGATGACCCGCGTCGTCGAGCCGATTGCCCGCGCCCTGCTGCGCGCGGGCGTCACCCCCAATGCCGTCACCGTTGCGGGCACCGTTGGTGTGCTCGTCGGTGCGCTCGGCTTCGGTGCCCGCGGCCATCTGGTCGCGGGCGCGTTAATCGTTACCGTTTTCGCGCTCACCGACCTGCTCGACGGGACGATGGCCCGGATGAGCGGCGGCTCCACCAGGTTCGGCGCGTTCCTCGACTCAAGCATGGACCGGGTCGCCGACAGCGCCGTCTTCGGCGCGGTCGCGTACTGGCTGGCCACGCAGGGCAACCACTCCGGGGTGGCCGCCGCGTTGGTCTGCCTGGCCGCCGGCAGCCTGGTCTCCTACGTGAAGGCCCGCGCCGAGGGGCTGGGCATGACCTGCAACGTGGGCATCGCCGAGCGCACCGAGCGGCTGCTGATCGTCGGGGTCGGCGGCATCCTCACCGGCCTGAACGTGAAGCCGGCGCTGGAGATCGCGCTCTGGCTGCTCGCCGCGGTGTCGATCTTCACGGTGGGGCAGCGGATGGCGCACGTCTACCGCCAGGCCCAGCAGCTCCAGCCGGACCGTCAGGCGTGAGCGGCGTGTCGACGGCCCGGCACCGGCCGACCGGCGGCCGGGCCGCGTGAACCTCACCGAGCTCGGCTACGTCGCGGGCTGGCGGGTGGTCCGCGCGCTACCCCGGCCGCTGGTGGCGGCGGCGTTCCAGGTGGGCGCGGACCGCGCCCACCGCCGCGCCGGCGGGGGTACGGCCCGACTGCGCGCGAACCTGCGCCGGGTGGTCGGCCCGGAGCTGCCCGAGGCCGAGCTGGACGATCTCGTCAAGCGCGGGCTCCGCTCGTACGCCCGGTACTGGATGGAGGCGTTCCGGCTGCCCGCGTTGAGTCGGGCGCAGATCCTGTCCGGCTTCCGACTCGACGGCGCCGAGCTGCTCGCCGCCGACGTGGCCGCGGGCCGGGGCGCCGTGGTGGCCCTTCCCCATGCCGGCAACTACGACGCCGCGGGCGCCTGGGTGGCGGCCACCGGCTGGCCGATCACCACGGTGATGGAACGGCTCAAGCCGGAGGGCGTGTACAAGCGTTTCGTGGCCTTCCGGGGGAGCGTGGGCATGGAGATCCTGCCGACCCACGGCGGGCCGCGTCCGGCGTTCGACGTGTTGCTGGACCGGCTCCGGGCCGGTGCGGTGGTGCCGCTGCTGGCCGACCGCGACCTCTCCGCCCGGGGGGTGGAGGTGGACTTCTTCGGCGGGAAGACCCGCATGCCGGCCGGGCCCGCACTGCTGGCGCTGCACACCGGAGCGCCGCTCTACGTGGCCTCGATGTGGTACGAACCGGACGCCGCGTGCGCGTCGCTCGCCGGCCCGTTGCCGGTGCCGGGGCCCGAGGTGGGGCCTCTGGACCAGCGGGTCCGGTCGCTGACCCAGCTGATCGCCGACCGTCTGGCGGCGGGCATCGCCCGGCATCCGGAAGACTGGCACATGTTGCAGCGGATGTGGCTGGACCAGCGGAGGGCGGGGGACGGCACAGCGCTGCCCTCGTCGGCCTCCGGTCAGGCCTGAGGAGGTGGGCTGACGCATGCGGATCGGCATCGTGTGCCCGTACTCCTTCGACGTGCCCGGTGGCGTGCAGAACCACGTGATGGACCTGGCCGAGGCGCTGATCACGCTGGGCCACGAGGTCAGTGTGCTCGCCCCGGCTGACGAGGATTCGCCGCTGCCGGCGTACGTGGTGTCCGCCGGTCGTGCGGTGCCGCTGCCGTACAACGGGTCGGTGGCCCGGATCGCGTTCGGTCCGGTCTCGACCGCCCGGGTCCGCCGTTGGATCACCAACGGTGACTTCGACGTGCTGCACGTGCACGAGCCGCTCACGCTGAGCCTGTCCCTGCTGGCCGTGCTGTCCGCCCGCGGGCCGGTGGTGGCCACGTTCCACACCGCGATGACCCGTTCGCGGGTGCTGGCCGCCGCGCAGGGCGTGCTGCAGATCGTGTTGGAGCGGATCACCGCCCGGATCGCGGTCAGTGCGCTGGCCCGCAAGGTCCAGGTCGAGCACATGGACGGCGGCGCGGTGGAGATCCCCAACGGGGTGGCCGTGGCCAAGTTCGCCGACGCCAAGCCGTTGCCGGGCTGGCCGGGGGAGTGCGCGCCGGGCAGCGGCGGCACCCTGGGCTTCCTGGGCCGGTTCACCGAGGCGCGCAAGGGCTTCCCGGTGCTGCGCGACGCGTTCGTGGCGATGGCCGCGACCCGGCCTGGGCTGCGGCTGCTCGTCGCTGGCCCGGGTGATCCCGACGACCTGTACGACCAGTTCCCGGCCGAGCTGCATGAGCGGGTCACGTTCCTCGGCCTGGTCACCGAACCGGACAAGGCGCGGATGCTGCGCAGTGTGCACCTCTACGTGGCACCGAACACCGGTGGCGAGTCGTTTGGCATGATCCTGACCGAGGCGTTGGCGGCGGGTACGACGGTGGTCGCCAGCGATCTGGACGCGTTCCGGCGGGTGCTCGACGGTGGGCGCGCCGGTCGGCTCTTCCCCACCGGTGACCCGTTGGGGCTGCGCGACGCGGTGACCGACCTGCTGGACGATCCGGCCGGGCGGGCCGCGCTGAGCGCCTGCGGCGATCAGGTGGTGGCGAATTACGACTGGCCGACGGTTGCTCGCCGCGTTGTGGAGGTATACGCAGCGGCGATCGAGGCAACCGACGGACGGGTGATCGACCAGGAGTGGGTGGGGCTGGGCTGACCCGGTGTGACAGATGGTGCGGATGACGACGGCGTGACCGGCGTGGCCGCGCCTCGGCGGAGGCGAAACGGAGCAGCACTACGATGCGGCACATGTGGTGGGTGGTGGCCGCGAGCGTGGTCCTGGGGCTGGTCGCGGCGTACCTCATCTGGACGGCCGGCCGGGTGGAGCGGCTGCAGGGCCGCGCGGAGCTGGCGGCCCGCGCCCTCGACGCCCACCTGTTGCGCCGGGCCGCGGCAGCCGCCGTGCTGGCAGAACGGCGCTTCGGCGTGGAGTTGTACGCGGCGGCCCGGATCGCCCTCGACGCCAGCCCGGATGAGCGGGAGGCGGCGGAGAACGACCTCACCCGGCAGTTGCGTGCCGTCCAGTTGGATCCGGGCGATCCGGACTGCGGTGCGGTCATCGCCGCCAGTCGTCGGCTCGCGCTGTCCCGGCAGGTGCACACGGACCTGGTCCGGGACGCCCGCTCGGCGCGTAGCCGGCCGTTGGTGCGGTTGTTGCGGATGGGGCGGGGCCGGGAGTGGCCGCGCTACTTCGACATCGACGATCCGACCCTTGTCGTCCCGGCGGACGTTCCGGCCGCCTGACCTGTCGCCGTGCGCCGGCTCCTGGAGCCGTCGCCAACCCGCCGCCGGGGCTGGTGAGCCGGGCCACAGTGCAGGCCACCGGGGGCTTGATTGGCTGTCGGTGTGGCGTTGACCTGCGCGTAGCATTTTCGCTGCCACCCCCAGAGTGCCTCTAAGGAGCGATGAGCCGTGCCCGAAAACACCGCCTCGAACACCGGTACCGCCCCCGTCGTCGGCACCGCCCGCGTCAAGCGTGGCATGGCCGAGATGCTCAAGGGCGGTGTGATCATGGACGTGGTCAACGCCGAGCAGGCCAAGATCGCTGAGGACGCCGGCGCGGTCGCGGTGATGGCCCTGGAGCGGGTGCCCGCCGACATCCGCGCGCAGGGCGGGGTGTCCCGGATGAGCGACCCCGACATGATCGACGGGATCATCGAGGCGGTCTCCATCCCGGTGATGGCCAAGGCCCGCATCGGCCACTTTGTGGAGGCGCAGATCCTCCAGTCGCTGGGTGTGGACTACGTCGACGAGTCCGAGGTGCTGACCCCGGCCGACTACGCGAACCACATCGACAAGTGGGCGTTCACGGTGCCCTTCGTCTGCGGCGCGACCAACCTGGGCGAGGCGCTGCGGCGGATCACCGAGGGTGCGGCCATGATCCGCTCCAAGGGGGAGGCGGGCACCGGGGACGTCTCCAACGCCACCACCCACATGCGCAGGATCCGTCAGGAGATCCGTCGACTGTCGTCGTTGCCGGCCGACGAGCTGTTCGTCGCGGCCAAGGAGCTGCAGGCCCCGTACGAGCTGGTCAAGGAGGTCGCCGAGAGCGGCAAGCTGCCGGTGGTGCTGTTCACCGCCGGTGGAATCGCCACCCCGGCCGACGCGGCGATGATGATGCAGCTCGGCGCCGAGGGTGTCTTCGTCGGCTCCGGGATCTTCAAGGCCGGCAACCCGGCTCAGCGGGCAGCCGCGATCGTCAAGGCCACCACCTTCCACGACGACCCGGACGTGCTGGCGAAGGTCTCCCGTGGCCTCGGCGAGGCCATGGTCGGCATCAACGTCGACGAGATCCCGCAGCCGCACCGCCTGGCCGAGCGCGGCTGGTGAGGTGAGCACCATGGCCGTACCCGTGATCGGTGTGCTCGCGCTCCAGGGGGATGTCCGCGAGCACGTGGCGGCGTTGGCGGCGGCCGGCGCGGACGCCCGCCCGGTCCGCCGTCCGGCGGAGCTGGACGCGGTGGATGGCCTGGTCGTCCCCGGGGGTGAGTCCACCACCATCAGCGAGCTCACCGACATCTTCGAGATGCGCGAGCCGATCGACAAGCGGATCGCCGACGGCATGCCGGTCTACGGCTCCTGCGCCGGCATGATCATGCTGGCGACCGAGGTGCTCGACGGCCGACCCGACCAGCGGGGCTTCTCCGGCATCGACATGACCGTGCGGCGCAACGCGTTCGGGCGGCAGGTCGACTCCTTCGAGGCCCCGGTGGAGATCACCGGGGTGCCGGGTGAGCCGTTCCACGCGGTCTTCATCCGGGCGCCCTGGGTCGAGCGGGTCGGTGCCGGCGTCGAGGTGATCGGATCGGTGACCGGCGGCCCGGCCGCCGACCGGATCGTGGCGGTCCGGCAGGGCAACCTGCTGGCCACCTCCTTCCACCCGGAGTTGACCGGTGACCTGCGCGTGCACGCGTACTTCGTGAACCTGGTCCGCACCGTCTCCTGACGGCGCCGTCGCTCAACCGGCGACCGGGTTTTGTCCCGTCTGCCCTGGTCCGAGCGGACGGAACGGAACCGCCACGCGCGGTGCATGACAGCGACCCGGGGGACGTCGGTAGGATTGCGGAGATTCGGCAGGGCCATCTGCCCGCCACGGCTTCCACCAGAGCTGACCGGCACCTCCGCGTGCGCCGGCGGGAGCGGGGCGTGAGCGGTGCGGTCGATGCAGACGGCGGGTAGCAACGGAGGTAGAAGATGTCCGGCCACTCAAAGTGGGCGACGACCAAGCACAAGAAGGCCGTCATCGACGCCAAGCGCGGCAAGATGTTCGCCAAGCTGATCAAGAACGTCGAGGTGGCCGCGCGGATCGGCGGCGGCGACCCCACCGGCAACCCGACGCTCTTCGACGCGATCCAGAAGGCGAAGAAGAGCTCGGTGCCGAACGACAACATCGACCGCGCCGTCAAGCGCGGCTCCGGCCTGGAAGCGGGCGGCGCCGACTGGCAGACGATCATGTATGAGGGGTACGGCCCGAACGGCGTGGCCATGCTCATCGAGTGCCTCACCGACAACCGCAACCGGGCGGCGACCGAGGTGCGCACCGCGCTGACCCGCAACGGCGGCTCGCTCGCCGACGC
The nucleotide sequence above comes from Micromonospora luteifusca. Encoded proteins:
- the pgsA gene encoding phosphatidylinositol phosphate synthase, which encodes MAKIFQVSARAGMTRVVEPIARALLRAGVTPNAVTVAGTVGVLVGALGFGARGHLVAGALIVTVFALTDLLDGTMARMSGGSTRFGAFLDSSMDRVADSAVFGAVAYWLATQGNHSGVAAALVCLAAGSLVSYVKARAEGLGMTCNVGIAERTERLLIVGVGGILTGLNVKPALEIALWLLAAVSIFTVGQRMAHVYRQAQQLQPDRQA
- the pdxT gene encoding pyridoxal 5'-phosphate synthase glutaminase subunit PdxT, whose amino-acid sequence is MAVPVIGVLALQGDVREHVAALAAAGADARPVRRPAELDAVDGLVVPGGESTTISELTDIFEMREPIDKRIADGMPVYGSCAGMIMLATEVLDGRPDQRGFSGIDMTVRRNAFGRQVDSFEAPVEITGVPGEPFHAVFIRAPWVERVGAGVEVIGSVTGGPAADRIVAVRQGNLLATSFHPELTGDLRVHAYFVNLVRTVS
- a CDS encoding HIT family protein; translated protein: MTDGLERLWTPHRMTYISGDDRPAEGYEKPAGCPFCRAPKLPPEESLVVARGEHVFVVLNLYPYNPGHLLVCPYRHVADYTDLDVPETIELASYTQTAMRVIRKVSNAHGFNLGMNQGGVAGAGIAAHLHQHVVPRWGGDANFMPVIGRTKVLPQLLGDTRDLLSRAWPS
- a CDS encoding glycosyltransferase family 4 protein is translated as MRIGIVCPYSFDVPGGVQNHVMDLAEALITLGHEVSVLAPADEDSPLPAYVVSAGRAVPLPYNGSVARIAFGPVSTARVRRWITNGDFDVLHVHEPLTLSLSLLAVLSARGPVVATFHTAMTRSRVLAAAQGVLQIVLERITARIAVSALARKVQVEHMDGGAVEIPNGVAVAKFADAKPLPGWPGECAPGSGGTLGFLGRFTEARKGFPVLRDAFVAMAATRPGLRLLVAGPGDPDDLYDQFPAELHERVTFLGLVTEPDKARMLRSVHLYVAPNTGGESFGMILTEALAAGTTVVASDLDAFRRVLDGGRAGRLFPTGDPLGLRDAVTDLLDDPAGRAALSACGDQVVANYDWPTVARRVVEVYAAAIEATDGRVIDQEWVGLG
- a CDS encoding D-Ala-D-Ala carboxypeptidase family metallohydrolase, giving the protein MIRRLGRLLAALALTAATTVAGITLTAGAAQADGCYTWGRSLSQGASGEDVRQLQIRVAGYPGYGAVLTIDGAFGAATRSAVIRFQQAYGLSADGIAGPQTFNRLYALQDDDCTPANFSYAELNNCNSTWSGGAVAASTARFNALVSMWKLQALRHALGDVPIAISSSFRSYACNSAVGGASNSRHLYGDAVDLVGSPSLCRLAQQARYHGFGQILGPGYPDHNDHTHVAAVGGWSAPTCGI
- a CDS encoding aldo/keto reductase; the encoded protein is MAVTTRTLGRSGIEVSALGMGCWAIGGPWAEGSQPLGWGAVDDDESVRAVRRALDLGITLFDTADTYGAGHGERVLGRALAGHRDDAVIATKWGYTFDEPSRQATGEDASPAYLRRAVTASLRRLDTDRIDLYQLHLADLPVPRAQALIGTCEDLVAEGLIRAYGWSTDRPDRAGLFGHGAAGATAVQHTLSVLRDAPELLAVCDKYDLASVNRGPLGMGLLTGKYSAGSILPHDDVRGLAPGWLEWFRGGRPAPEWLRRVAAVRAALTADGRSLAQGALGWIWARSGRTIPIPGCRTVAQVEENAAALHRGPLPADQFTEVERQLAALRTAALRDADRPHWPPPTHPTIHP
- a CDS encoding YebC/PmpR family DNA-binding transcriptional regulator, giving the protein MSGHSKWATTKHKKAVIDAKRGKMFAKLIKNVEVAARIGGGDPTGNPTLFDAIQKAKKSSVPNDNIDRAVKRGSGLEAGGADWQTIMYEGYGPNGVAMLIECLTDNRNRAATEVRTALTRNGGSLADAGSVSYMFSRKGVVIVPKEGTSEDDVMLAVLDAGAEEVNDLGEAYEVVSEPTDLIPVRTALQDAGIEYESAESSLIPSMNIPLDEEGARKIFKLIDVLEDCDDVQNVYANFDISDDVMAAVDA
- the pdxS gene encoding pyridoxal 5'-phosphate synthase lyase subunit PdxS, which translates into the protein MPENTASNTGTAPVVGTARVKRGMAEMLKGGVIMDVVNAEQAKIAEDAGAVAVMALERVPADIRAQGGVSRMSDPDMIDGIIEAVSIPVMAKARIGHFVEAQILQSLGVDYVDESEVLTPADYANHIDKWAFTVPFVCGATNLGEALRRITEGAAMIRSKGEAGTGDVSNATTHMRRIRQEIRRLSSLPADELFVAAKELQAPYELVKEVAESGKLPVVLFTAGGIATPADAAMMMQLGAEGVFVGSGIFKAGNPAQRAAAIVKATTFHDDPDVLAKVSRGLGEAMVGINVDEIPQPHRLAERGW
- a CDS encoding phosphatidylinositol mannoside acyltransferase, whose amino-acid sequence is MNLTELGYVAGWRVVRALPRPLVAAAFQVGADRAHRRAGGGTARLRANLRRVVGPELPEAELDDLVKRGLRSYARYWMEAFRLPALSRAQILSGFRLDGAELLAADVAAGRGAVVALPHAGNYDAAGAWVAATGWPITTVMERLKPEGVYKRFVAFRGSVGMEILPTHGGPRPAFDVLLDRLRAGAVVPLLADRDLSARGVEVDFFGGKTRMPAGPALLALHTGAPLYVASMWYEPDAACASLAGPLPVPGPEVGPLDQRVRSLTQLIADRLAAGIARHPEDWHMLQRMWLDQRRAGDGTALPSSASGQA
- a CDS encoding elongation factor G-like protein EF-G2; amino-acid sequence: MAQKNQDKGSTGGTPVITEPERVRNVVLVGHSGAGKTTLVETLLAATGTISRAGTVVDGTTVGDHDPAAVRQQRSVSLSCAPLLHNGIKVNLLDTPGYADFVGELRAGLRAADAALFVVSAAGGMDAATVALWEECAAVDMPRAVAVARLDQPRADVDETVALCQRLFGDNVMPLYLPMLGDDGVSTEGLLGLITRRVFDYSAGLPADVRDPDPEHQRAIDESRDELIEGIIAESEDETLMDRYLDGEEISTEVLIDDLEKAVARGHFYPVVPVCAETGVGLDVLLEVLTAAFPSPLEHELPAVTGVDGSPRPPLTCDPAGPLVAEVVKTTIDRHVGRVSLVRVFSGTLRPDQTMHVSGHGMAERGHPDHDADERVGHIFTPLGATLREVPLCVAGDICAITKSGSAETGDTISARDEPLLIAPWEMPEPMLPVAVVAHSRADEDALARNLARLVAGDPTLRLERNPETHQLVLWCMGEAHADVVLDRLRAGGVELDTEPVKVSLRETLTVPAKGHGRHVKQSGGHGQYAVCDIEVEPLPPGSGFEFVDRVVGGAVPHNYIPSVEKGVRAQLERGLVVGHPVVDLRVTLVDGKAHSVDSSDAAFQTAGALALRDAADRGQPALLEPIDEVTIRVPDGSVGTVMGDLSGRRGRVLGTEPDPDAEGRTLVRAEVPATELLRYAVELRSMTAGTGTFRRNFVRHDPMPAHLADQIRKEHTP